The genomic segment CGGGCACACGGGATCCACCCGTCACGCGGCCCCGGACCGGCGCGGCCCGGAGCCCGGAAGCACCCGGGCGCACCGGGGCGGCCGCCCGGGTTTCCGCGACAGCCAGCCCCGTCACCGCGGCCAGCAGCAGCCCGGTGCCCAGCAGCATGGCCCCGGTGAGACGTTCACCGAGGAGAAGCACCGCGATCACGGCCGCGGCAACCGGCTCGATCAGCATGACGACCGAGGTGGTGGCCGCCCGGACGACCGCCGCGCCGGCGAAGTACAGCGCGTAGGCCAGCGCGGTCGGCACCGCGGCCACGTACACCAGCAGCCCGAGCACCCGCCCGGGTTCCCCGGTGTGCGGCAGCAGCCCCTCCGACAGGCCCCAGGGCAGCAGGCAGACCGCCCCGACCGCGAGAGCCCACGTCGTCGTGGAGCGGTGGTCCGCCCGGGCCCCGTGCCGCCCCAGCCATCGGGCGAGCAGGCCGACCCCGGCGTATCCGGCAGCGGAGAGGAGCGCCAGCCCCACCCCGAGAGGACGGACCGTGCCCCCGCCGCCGCCCAGGACGAGCACCACGAGGCCGGCGAGCGCTCCGGCCACCGCGGCCAGGCCGCCGCGTCCGAGGCGCTCCCCCATCAGCAGCCGGGCGCCGACAGCGATCAGGACCGGGCCCGCTCCCAGGGTCACCACGGTGCCGACCGCGAGCCCGGTCTCCAGCACCGCGGCGAAGTAGGCGGTCTGGAACAGGGTCATCCCGCAGCCGGTGCCGAGGATGCGCAGCCACCGCCGGCCCGCGGGCTCGGGCGCCCCCGGCATCCGCCGCGCGGGCCGCACGGCGGCCGGCACCGACCAGCCGAGCATCAGGACGAGCCCGCCGGCGCAGCGCCAGAAGGACAGCGCGACGGGGCCGAGGTCGCTGAGGCCGTGCAGCAGCGCGGCGGCCGCTCCGACGGTGCCCCAGGCCGCGCCGGCCACGGCGAGGAAGACGAGAGCCCGGCCCACGGACAGGCCGGACGCGGGCACGGACGAGGTGAGAAGAGACTTGGAGCGCACGTGAGGTTCTCCACGGAAGACGAGGACGGTGGCCGCGGGACTTCCTGACGCGGGCAGCGACGACCGGCCCGGCAGCCGGCCGGGCTGGTCCTCCGGGATGGCCGCCCGCCCTACGCGGGGGGAGGCGGCAGAACCATGAGACGCACGGAGAGCACCTTAACCGGTCCCCTCGCGGACGGACCGGCCCTCCGCGGGTGCCGGGGAGGGCGGCTCCGCCGTCCGGGCCACCACCCCCGCGCCGTCCTTGGGCACCGAGCTCTGGGCGATGAGGGCACCGGCCAGCACCGCGGCTCCGCCCAGCAGTTGGGGCGCGGACAGGTGTTCCCCCAGCAGCACCCAGGCGAGGACGGTGGCGACGACCGCCTCCAGGCACGCCACCACCCCGGCCACCTGCGGCGACAGCCGCCGTACGGCCACCACGCCGGTCAGATAGGCCAGGACGGTGGCGACCAGGACCACCCAGCCGAGCAGCAGCGCCGCGGGCACCGCCGCGTCCGCCAGCTCCGCCCGCCCGGCGAGGAGGTGCCAGTCGATGCCCCACGGACGGGCGAGCAGGGTCAGCGCGGCAGCGCCGATCAGGAATCCGTACGCGATGACACCGGCCGGGTCGGCCGTGTCGTCACCGCCGCTGCCGTGGTCGGACAGCACGAAGTAGCCGACCTGGCAGCAGGCCGCGCCGAGCGCGAGGAGCAGCCCGAGGGCGTCGAAGCCGAGCCCCGCCCAGACCTCCACCACACAGGCCAGGCCGCCGACGGCGAGGACGGCCCCGAGCGCCGCCGCCCGTGTCACCGGCCGCCGCTGCACGAACCGGACCCAGCCGAGGACCAGGGCCGGAGCCAGATACTCCACGAGCAGGGCGACCCCCACCGGGATGCGCGAGATCGCCGCGAAGTAGCAGACCTGCACCCCGGCGACGGCCAGCAGGCCGAAGCCGGTGAGCAGTGCGGGACGCCGGCGCAGGAGTCCGCGGTGGCGCCAGGCGAGGGGCAGCAGCACCAGTGCGGCGCCCGCGACCCGCAGCCACACCACGTGCAGCGGGGTCATGCCCGCCTCGATCAGCGGCTTGGCCGCCACACCCGAGCCGCCGAAGGCGAGTGCCGAGACGAGGGCGAGCCCGAGACCGGCGGATCTTCCACGGGACGTCTGCATCCGCTCATCATGTCAGCACCGTCGGATGGCGTCATGAATGTCACCGTCATTGACACCTGTCGGCCACCCCGGCGACCCCGGGCGGCCCGGGCGGACGCACCGGGCGGCGCCCGGGACGTCCCGGGAAACCGTCCCACTGGCGAACGTCCCCGCAGTTCAGCGAATCGCATGTCCCACGATTGCGTCATTTCCCTGTTCATTCTGGACAGTTCGGGTTCCGTACCCCCAGTCTCGTCACCGGAAGCAGGGCCGGGCCGGGCGGGCTCCCGCACGCGCCGGGCCTCCAGACCGTCCGTCCAACGGACCATCGGAAAGGACTCCGGACCCATGACGAACACACGTACCGGGACCGCCCGCAGGCGTCTCGCACTCACCGCCGCCACCGCGGCCCTCGCCGGCGGCCTCGCCCTCCCCGCCGCCACCGCGGTCGCGGCACCCGCCGGAACCGCGGAGCGGACGGCCCCGGCCGCGGCGGCCGACGCGCGGGGCACCGCCCCGGCCTGCGTCCGGCGGGACGTGGTCAAGCACCGGAAGAAGGTCACCGTCACGAACACCTGCGGCCGGACCATGCACGTCAAGGTGGTCATCAAGCGCGGCAGGGACCTCCCGTGCCTGACCTACCAGCACGGTGAGACCTGGACAGGCCACTGGCGCATCGGTTCCTACGGCAAGGTCGTCACCTGCTGACCCGCCCTCGCCCCGGCGTCCCCGGCGAAGTCCGTCCCGCCGGGGACGCCCCTCCGCGGATCCGCCCGCGGCCGCCGTCACCCCGCGCCCCGGGCAGCCGGGCAGCCGGCACGGACCCGGCCGGCCGCTCAGCCGCCGTCCCGGACGGCGCCGCACTCCAGCCGGGCCACCAGCCGC from the Streptomyces xinghaiensis S187 genome contains:
- a CDS encoding DMT family transporter, whose translation is MRSKSLLTSSVPASGLSVGRALVFLAVAGAAWGTVGAAAALLHGLSDLGPVALSFWRCAGGLVLMLGWSVPAAVRPARRMPGAPEPAGRRWLRILGTGCGMTLFQTAYFAAVLETGLAVGTVVTLGAGPVLIAVGARLLMGERLGRGGLAAVAGALAGLVVLVLGGGGGTVRPLGVGLALLSAAGYAGVGLLARWLGRHGARADHRSTTTWALAVGAVCLLPWGLSEGLLPHTGEPGRVLGLLVYVAAVPTALAYALYFAGAAVVRAATTSVVMLIEPVAAAVIAVLLLGERLTGAMLLGTGLLLAAVTGLAVAETRAAAPVRPGASGLRAAPVRGRVTGGSRVPARGGRRWLSRR
- a CDS encoding EamA family transporter — encoded protein: MQTSRGRSAGLGLALVSALAFGGSGVAAKPLIEAGMTPLHVVWLRVAGAALVLLPLAWRHRGLLRRRPALLTGFGLLAVAGVQVCYFAAISRIPVGVALLVEYLAPALVLGWVRFVQRRPVTRAAALGAVLAVGGLACVVEVWAGLGFDALGLLLALGAACCQVGYFVLSDHGSGGDDTADPAGVIAYGFLIGAAALTLLARPWGIDWHLLAGRAELADAAVPAALLLGWVVLVATVLAYLTGVVAVRRLSPQVAGVVACLEAVVATVLAWVLLGEHLSAPQLLGGAAVLAGALIAQSSVPKDGAGVVARTAEPPSPAPAEGRSVREGTG